From Epinephelus lanceolatus isolate andai-2023 chromosome 12, ASM4190304v1, whole genome shotgun sequence, the proteins below share one genomic window:
- the lrrc24 gene encoding leucine-rich repeat-containing protein 24, with protein MVLLRFSRLVLMIVALVPQPSVGCPSGCRCYSLTVECGSLGVKEIPQGVSSVTETIFLQDNAIVQIRLQDLTRLGSLHYLYLQNNSISALEPGAFLSQGQLLELALNGNLIHLVTPDVFRGLEHLRILYLAGNQITRVQDHTFRGLQRLQELHLQENSIELLAEQALSGLSSLALLDLSRNHLRTLGASSLKPLVSLQVLRVTENPWRCDCALGWLRTWISEDGQRLLSSAEQRRLMCSEPPRLSHLSLVEVAPNSLVCIPPVVQLEPSHLTVRLGESLRVSCQASGYPQPQVTWKKASHGKAQLSPRGLVQELGPNGELFRPAAGGVVTALPSSGGIKVGGVGGIQGLVRGTEEGGERDSFDPDMGSGMLFLSNVTVAHAGRYECEAWNPGGVARVTFHLAVNMSSSSYSSQFWPRMNMHSFVSSSSNSFYQPEVLDVSQELLYEQDSMDFYALGPATQTAIAIGISLLALTAVLLLIMIYTRHQQYSKEEGGSYCTSKEESILYVNDYSDGPTTFAQLEEYRDDHGHEMYVLNRTKPVLGSTSSRCPMMSGFVQQKGMKEALLDHEMVQTLTRSGGLGLRRNPADGGEGPLTTDPEELFLSQSLLFGSQVAYEIHC; from the exons ATGGTGCTCTTGAGGTTCTCAAGACTCGTCCTAATGATCGTGGCCCTCGTCCCTCAACCATCTGTGGGATGCCCCTCCGGCTGTCGCTGCTACAGCCTCACAGTGGAGTGTGGATCTCTTGGGGTCAAAGAAATCCCACAGGGTGTCTCCTCTGTCACCGAG ACCATCTTCCTCCAGGACAACGCTATAGTGCAGATCCGTCTTCAGGATCTGACTCGCCTTGGCAGCCTCCATTACCTCTACCTTCAGAATAATAGCATCTCAGCCCTGGAGCCTGGCGCGTTTCTCAGCCAAGGACAGCTGCTGGAGCTGGCCCTCAACGGCAACCTCATCCACCTAGTCACCCCGGACGTGTTTCGGGGTCTGGAGCACCTCCGGATCCTGTACCTCGCTGGGAACCAGATCACTCGAGTGCAGGACCACACCTTCAGGGGACTGCAG CGTCTGCAAGAACTGCACTTGCAGGAAAACAGCATAGAGCTGCTGGCAGAGCAAGCTCTGTCTGGCTTGTCATCTCTGGCTCTGCTGGATCTCAGCAGAAATCACCTCCGCACTCTGGGAGCCTCGTCCCTCAAACCGCTCGTGAGCCTGCAGGTGCTCCGTGTCACAG AGAACCCATGGCGCTGTGATTGTGCACTGGGCTGGCTGCGAACCTGGATCAGTGAAGACGGACAGCGTCTGTTGAGCTCTGCTGAACAGCGTCGGCTGATGTGCTCTGAACCGCCTCGCCTCTCCCACCTCAGCCTGGTGGAGGTGGCTCCCAACAGCCTGGTCTGTATCCCACCTGTGGTACAGCTCGAGCCCAGTCATCTAACTGTGCGACTAGGGGAGAGCCTCCGAGTCTCCTGCCAGGCCTCGGGATACCCACAGCCTCAGGTGACCTGGAAGAAAGCCTCCCATGGCAAGGCCCAGTTATCACCCCGAGGCCTGGTGCAAGAGCTGGGACCCAATGGTGAGCTCTTCAGGCCTGCGGCTGGAGGAGTGGTGACAGCCCTGCCCAGCAGTGGAGGGATCAAGGTTGGAGGTGTTGGAGGAATCCAGGGGCTTGTGCGTGGGACTGAGGAAGGCGGTGAGAGGGACAGCTTTGATCCGGACATGGGCAGCGGCATGCTGTTCCTCAGCAATGTGACTGTAGCGCATGCTGGGCGCTACGAGTGTGAAGCCTGGAACCCTGGTGGTGTAGCCAGAGTTACCTTTCATCTGGCTGTCAACATGTCCTCCTCTTCATATTCCTCCCAGTTCTGGCCTCGTATGAACATGCACTCCTTTGTTTCCTCTTCATCTAACTCCTTCTATCAGCCAGAGGTTCTGGATGTTAGCCAGGAGCTGCTCTACGAACAGGACAGCATGGACTTCTACGCTCTTGGCCCTGCTACTCAGACCGCAATTGCTATTGGCATCTCCTTGCTGGCGCTCACTGCCGTCCTCCTTTTGATTATGATCTACACTCGTCACCAGCAGTACAGCAAAGAAGAGGGTGGCTCCTACTGCACCAGCAAAGAAGAGAGCATACTCTATGTGAATGACTACTCTGATGGACCCACCACTTTTGCGCAGCTGGAGGAGTACCGTGACGACCACGGCCACGAGATGTACGTACTCAACAGAACCAAGCCTGTCCTGGGCTCCACTTCATCCAGGTGTCCAATGATGAGTGGGTTCGTCCAGCAGAAGGGGATGAAGGAGGCTCTCCTGGACCACGAAATGGTGCAGACACTGACCAGATCGGGGGGACTGGGGCTCCGCAGAAACCCAGCAGATGGAGGAGAGGGCCCGCTAACAACAGACCCAGAGGAGCTCTTCCTCAGTCAGAGTCTCCTCTTCGGATCACAGGTTGCTTACGAGATCCACTGCTAA